Proteins found in one Zea mays cultivar B73 chromosome 1, Zm-B73-REFERENCE-NAM-5.0, whole genome shotgun sequence genomic segment:
- the LOC100216738 gene encoding uncharacterized protein isoform X2, with product MAGVEDEDEFKDASVAADPPPCSPKPASKSMTATGSGGGLGRRLFASIPLPATLSAAIGRFSGPNPLATNVGLGLLLDAGPAASSDGPLASDAASGGSSLHLPSLPALQRQHGDDQVAGRGAGEWEEELGLLPAEEGWDTAEDSREKEGLAVDGRSANRNCFPTRGQEEGAQRQRPGDELGAAVAQDQEVVVKQQGATEDCAAVVEDESNYSAVEQCAGDETRAVKASNAVEINKRVIEQECAGGILDEAKYGVSLGLQEENAMVEEQGVDVISVQNQRVAMEQCAGDQLTTTTGGSAVQEVVVEQEGDTECYTAVEAVEQCTNHGSRADKDGNVVEEKEKAVEQEVSVGVRDAAKDCVTVEPQEENVVVVEHGEDGISVQDQHKAVEQCTSGQLRTTMDDTAAEGQRVVEQGGAIFYLDATAYDIAVEDQEKEMKESDGDESRSTRDRNPAEVKDKEVNQEDVVDRHNVIKDGSGVELLENNIVAIEQGEDGISLSDEDNMVELYTSDQLRATLDDHAAANRKVVEQEGDIVERVVTTDGISIEDYEKEVEQSTGDESRSTKGVNFVEDNENVDPEDVINLQGVINDDSCVEAQEEGMVVAEQGGDAMHAGDEGNVVEQCTNDQLRANMEDNAAEFQELVDQEGAIFEKCVTAGGTTVEDQDKEMEQSAGDESRETEAENAVEYNKKVDQEDTINRQGTAKEDSGVEPQEENVVDPDQGVDDFSVLDEGNVVAQCTSDQLRTTMEDNAAEMQEVVEQEGAIFEKGVTSDGITVEDQDKEMEQSAGDESRVTKGENAVKDKKVYQEDAIDKQGAAEDGSGVKSQEDNMVVPGQCTDGLPVLDEGNVVPQYTSDQLRTTTDNNAAVDPELVEQEGVDSIVGAAKVGIAVEESREDIMVEKQVEGVLLQDQDEAVEQCTSDQLRTITDGRCSYGSSCHFNHPRLKAKLEVSSFPSEQRNHEAEFLELNRVGLPIREGARKCIYYMRNGTCRYGKKCCFNHPEQVLDVQRHTATGWDDTNLQSSPHSKKSPEHKTMDDISSGSEVLPPNILRMLLPPQNVPPSTKEKEIRIKKDPDWASASDDSDGCCSADSSDGPLCKQEHEDYPERPECPFLLRFGNCKFASSCQYYHPKDKFPSTYHPEDKFQSRYHQKEKSSRHHPKKEPALSGELMVYPDRPSEPDCPFYVKTGSCKFGANCKFHHPKDITPNMQGPASPKRSVAAKEHHAAARATLQDQMYQQQKFPERPGQPDCRYYMQFGKCKFQSACIFNHSKDILSSGWHPAECPFYMKTRTCQFGSACEFYHPKDRCSGRGGVIDGTDYGHDFATKSRNVLQELAIYPERPDELECSHYMKHGYCKYKMNCKFHHPRDRLPKK from the exons ATGGCTGGGGTGGAGGATGAGGACGAGTTCAAGGACGCCTCGGTGGCCGCCGATCCGCCACCTTGCTCGCCGAAGCCCGCCTCCAAGTCCATGACCGCTACCGGCAGCGGCGGTGGCCTCGGGAGGAGGCTGTTCGCTTCCATTCCTCTCCCCGCCACCCTCTCCGCCGCCATCGGCCGCTTCTCCGGCCCCAACCCGCTGGCTACCAATGTGGGCCTCGGGCTCCTACTCGACGCGGGGCCCGCTGCCTCCTCTGACGGCCCCCTTGCCTCCGACGCGGCCTCGGGCGGCAGCAGCCTCCACCTGCCCTCGTTGCCTGCTCTCCAGCGGCAGCACGGGGATGATCAGGTTGCTGGGCGTGGCGCGGGTGAGTGGGAGGAGGAGCTAGGGTTGTTACCGGCCGAGGAAGGGTGGGATACAGCTGAAGACAGTCGGGAGAAGGAGGGTCTTGCTGTTGATGGGCGCTCTGCGAACAGAAATTGTTTCCCGACGCGTGGTCAGGAGGAGGGGGCACAGAGACAGAGACCTGGTGATGAGTTGGGGGCAGCCGTGGCCCAAGACCAGGAGGTGGTGGTGAAGCAACAAGGGGCCACTGAGGATTGTGCTGCTGTGGTGGAAGATGAGAGTAACTACTCTGCGGTAGAGCAATGTGCTGGTGATGAAACAAGGGCAGTCAAGGCTAGTAATGCTGTGGAAATAAATAAGAGGGTGATCGAGCAAGAATGTGCTGGTGGCATACTGGATGAAGCCAAATATGGTGTTTCTTTAGGATTGCAAGAGGAGAATGCCATGGTGGAAGAGCAAGGTGTGGATGTCATTTCTGTACAAAATCAACGTGTGGCGATGGAGCAATGCGCTGGTGATCAGTTGACAACAACCACAGGCGGTAGTGCTGTACAAGAGGTGGTGGTGGAGCAAGAAGGGGACACTGAGTGTTACACTGCTGTGGAAGCTGTAGAACAATGCACCAATCATGGATCAAGAGCAGACAAGGATGGCAATGTTGTGGAAGAGAAGGAGAAGGCGGTGGAGCAAGAAGTTTCTGTTGGTGTACGTGATGCAGCTAAGGATTGTGTTACTGTGGAACCACAAGAGGAGAATGTGGTGGTGGTGGAGCATGGTGAGGATGGCATTTCTGTGCAAGATCAACATAAGGCGGTGGAGCAATGTACTAGTGGTCAACTTAGAACAACCATGGATGATACTGCTGCAGAAGGTCAAAGGGTGGTGGAGCAGGGAGGTGCCATTTTCTATTTGGATGCAACAGCATATGATATTGCTGTTGAAGATCAAGAGAAGGAAATGAAGGAATCTGATGGTGACGAATCAAGATCAACCAGGGATAGAAATCCTGCGGAAGTCAAAGATAAGGAGGTGAACCAAGAAGATGTCGTAGACAGACACAATGTGATCAAGGATGGAAGTGGTGTGGAGTTACTAGAGAATAACATAGTGGCTATAGAGCAAGGTGAGGATGGCATCTCTCTATCAGATGAGGATAATATGGTGGAACTATATACAAGTGATCAACTGAGAGCAACCCTGGATGATCATGCTGCAGCAAATCGAAAGGTGGTGGAGCAAGAAGGTGACATTGTTGAAAGGGTTGTGACCACAGATGGTATTTCTATTGAAGACTATGAGAAGGAAGTAGAGCAATCTACTGGTGACGAATCAAGGTCAACCAAGGGTGTGAACTTTGTGGAAGATAACGAGAATGTGGATCCAGAAGATGTGATCAACTTACAAGGTGTAATCAATGATGACAGTTGTGTGGAGGCACAAGAGGAGGGCATGGTGGTTGCGGAGCAAGGTGGCGATGCCATGCATGCAGGAGATGAGGGTAATGTGGTGGAGCAATGCACCAATGATCAGCTGAGAGCAAACATGGAGGATAATGCTGCAGAATTCCAAGAGTTGGTGGACCAAGAAGGTGCCATTTTTGAAAAGTGTGTGACCGCTGGTGGCACTACTGTTGAAGATCAAGACAAGGAAATGGAGCAATCTGCAGGTGACGAATCAAGAGAAACCGAGGCTGAGAATGCTGTGGAATATAACAAGAAGGTGGATCAAGAAGATACCATTAACAGACAAGGTACAGCTAAGGAAgacagtggtgtggagccacaagagGAGAACGTTGTGGATCCAGATCAAGGTGTGGATGACTTTTCTGTACTAGATGAGGGTAATGTGGTGGCACAGTGCACCAGTGATCAATTGAGAACAACCATGGAAGATAATGCTGCAGAGATGCAAGAGGTGGTGGAGCAAGAAGGTGCCATTTTTGAAAAGGGTGTGACCTCAGATGGCATTACTGTTGAAGATCAAGACAAGGAAATGGAACAATCTGCAGGCGATGAATCAAGAGTGACCAAGGGTGAGAATGCTGTGAAAGATAAAAAGGTGTATCAAGAAGATGCCATTGACAAACAAGGTGCAGCTGAGGATGGCAGCGGTGTGAAGTCACAAGAGGACAACATGGTGGTTCCAGGTCAATGTACAGATGGCCTTCCTGTACTAGATGAGGGTAATGTGGTGCCACAGTACACAAGTGATCAACTGAGAACAACCACAGATAACAATGCTGCAGTTGATCCAGAGTTGGTGGAGCAAGAAGGTGTTGATAGCATAGTGGGTGCAGCCAAGGTTGGTATTGCTGTGGAAGAATCGCGAGAGGACATCATGGTGGAAAAGCAAGTTGAAGGTGTTCTtttacaagatcaagatgaggcaGTGGAGCAATGCACCAGTGATCAACTGAGGACAATCACAGATG GGAGGTGCTCATATGGGTCATCGTGCCACTTCAATCATCCACGG CTCAAAGCAAAACTAGAAGTTTCAAGTTTCCCTTCCGAACAAAGAAATCATGAAGCTGAATTTCTGGAACTGAACCGTGTTGGCCTCCCCATTAGAGAA GGAGCAAGGAAGTGTATCTATTACATGCGTAATGGTACATGCAGATATGGAAAGAAATGTTGTTTTAACCATCCAGAGCAAGTTCTTGATGTTCAACGCCACACTGCAACAGGATGGGATGATACTAACTTGCAATCTTCACCACACTCAAAGAAGTCACCTGAACATAAAACTATGGATGACATATCGTCTGGATCTGAGGTTCTTCCTCCAAACATACTTCGGATGCTTTTACCTCCCCAGAATGTGCCCCCTAGtacaaaagaaaaggaaatcagGATAAAAAAG GATCCTGATTGGGCTTCAGCTTCAGATGATTCTGATGGCTGCTGCTCGGCCGATAGTTCAGATGGGCCTTTGTGCAAGCAGGAACATGAGGACTATCCTGAGAGGCCTGAATGCCCTTTCCTTCTTAGATTTGGTAATTGTAAGTTTGCATCATCATGCCAATATTACCACCCAAAAGACAAATTTCCAAGTACCTACCATCCAGAAGACAAATTCCAAAGTCGATACCATCAAAAAGAAAAATCAAGTCGACACCATCCAAAAAAAGAGCCAGCACTATCAGGAGAACTGATGGTTTATCCTGACAGACCTAGTGAACCTGACTGCCCCTTCTATGTGAAAACTGGGTCCTGTAAATTTGGGGCAAACTGTAAGTTTCATCACCCGAAGGATATAACTCCAAACATGCAGGGTCCAGCAAGTCCAAAAAGGTCGGTCGCTGCAAAAGAGCACCACGCAGCAGCTAGAGCGACATTACAAGACCAGATGTACCAGCAACAAAAATTCCCTGAGCGGCCTGGCCAACCAGATTGCCGGTACTACATGCAATTTGGGAAATGTAAATTTCAATCAGCTTGTATATTCAATCATTCAAAAGACATACTTTCAAGTGGGTGGCATCCAGCAGAATGCCCATTCTACATGAAAACTAGGACATGCCAATTTGGATCAGCTTGTGAGTTTTATCACCCAAAAGATCGGTGCTCAGGCAGAGGG GGAGTGATTGATGGTACTGACTATGGACATGATTTTGCCACGAAGTCACGGAATGTTCTGCAGGAACTGGCAATATATCCTGAAAGGCCTGATGAACTTGAGTGTTCTCACTACATGAAGCATGGCTACTGTAAATATAAGATGAACTGCAAATTTCATCATCCAAGAGATCGTCTTCCAAAGAAATAG
- the LOC100216738 gene encoding uncharacterized protein isoform X1 gives MAGVEDEDEFKDASVAADPPPCSPKPASKSMTATGSGGGLGRRLFASIPLPATLSAAIGRFSGPNPLATNVGLGLLLDAGPAASSDGPLASDAASGGSSLHLPSLPALQRQHGDDQVAGRGAGEWEEELGLLPAEEGWDTAEDSREKEGLAVDGRSANRNCFPTRGQEEGAQRQRPGDELGAAVAQDQEVVVKQQGATEDCAAVVEDESNYSAVEQCAGDETRAVKASNAVEINKRVIEQECAGGILDEAKYGVSLGLQEENAMVEEQGVDVISVQNQRVAMEQCAGDQLTTTTGGSAVQEVVVEQEGDTECYTAVEAVEQCTNHGSRADKDGNVVEEKEKAVEQEVSVGVRDAAKDCVTVEPQEENVVVVEHGEDGISVQDQHKAVEQCTSGQLRTTMDDTAAEGQRVVEQGGAIFYLDATAYDIAVEDQEKEMKESDGDESRSTRDRNPAEVKDKEVNQEDVVDRHNVIKDGSGVELLENNIVAIEQGEDGISLSDEDNMVELYTSDQLRATLDDHAAANRKVVEQEGDIVERVVTTDGISIEDYEKEVEQSTGDESRSTKGVNFVEDNENVDPEDVINLQGVINDDSCVEAQEEGMVVAEQGGDAMHAGDEGNVVEQCTNDQLRANMEDNAAEFQELVDQEGAIFEKCVTAGGTTVEDQDKEMEQSAGDESRETEAENAVEYNKKVDQEDTINRQGTAKEDSGVEPQEENVVDPDQGVDDFSVLDEGNVVAQCTSDQLRTTMEDNAAEMQEVVEQEGAIFEKGVTSDGITVEDQDKEMEQSAGDESRVTKGENAVKDKKVYQEDAIDKQGAAEDGSGVKSQEDNMVVPGQCTDGLPVLDEGNVVPQYTSDQLRTTTDNNAAVDPELVEQEGVDSIVGAAKVGIAVEESREDIMVEKQVEGVLLQDQDEAVEQCTSDQLRTITDGNDVEDQEVHREKVGLSEGYPQKPGKLNCRFYMSTGRCSYGSSCHFNHPRLKAKLEVSSFPSEQRNHEAEFLELNRVGLPIREGARKCIYYMRNGTCRYGKKCCFNHPEQVLDVQRHTATGWDDTNLQSSPHSKKSPEHKTMDDISSGSEVLPPNILRMLLPPQNVPPSTKEKEIRIKKDPDWASASDDSDGCCSADSSDGPLCKQEHEDYPERPECPFLLRFGNCKFASSCQYYHPKDKFPSTYHPEDKFQSRYHQKEKSSRHHPKKEPALSGELMVYPDRPSEPDCPFYVKTGSCKFGANCKFHHPKDITPNMQGPASPKRSVAAKEHHAAARATLQDQMYQQQKFPERPGQPDCRYYMQFGKCKFQSACIFNHSKDILSSGWHPAECPFYMKTRTCQFGSACEFYHPKDRCSGRGGVIDGTDYGHDFATKSRNVLQELAIYPERPDELECSHYMKHGYCKYKMNCKFHHPRDRLPKK, from the exons ATGGCTGGGGTGGAGGATGAGGACGAGTTCAAGGACGCCTCGGTGGCCGCCGATCCGCCACCTTGCTCGCCGAAGCCCGCCTCCAAGTCCATGACCGCTACCGGCAGCGGCGGTGGCCTCGGGAGGAGGCTGTTCGCTTCCATTCCTCTCCCCGCCACCCTCTCCGCCGCCATCGGCCGCTTCTCCGGCCCCAACCCGCTGGCTACCAATGTGGGCCTCGGGCTCCTACTCGACGCGGGGCCCGCTGCCTCCTCTGACGGCCCCCTTGCCTCCGACGCGGCCTCGGGCGGCAGCAGCCTCCACCTGCCCTCGTTGCCTGCTCTCCAGCGGCAGCACGGGGATGATCAGGTTGCTGGGCGTGGCGCGGGTGAGTGGGAGGAGGAGCTAGGGTTGTTACCGGCCGAGGAAGGGTGGGATACAGCTGAAGACAGTCGGGAGAAGGAGGGTCTTGCTGTTGATGGGCGCTCTGCGAACAGAAATTGTTTCCCGACGCGTGGTCAGGAGGAGGGGGCACAGAGACAGAGACCTGGTGATGAGTTGGGGGCAGCCGTGGCCCAAGACCAGGAGGTGGTGGTGAAGCAACAAGGGGCCACTGAGGATTGTGCTGCTGTGGTGGAAGATGAGAGTAACTACTCTGCGGTAGAGCAATGTGCTGGTGATGAAACAAGGGCAGTCAAGGCTAGTAATGCTGTGGAAATAAATAAGAGGGTGATCGAGCAAGAATGTGCTGGTGGCATACTGGATGAAGCCAAATATGGTGTTTCTTTAGGATTGCAAGAGGAGAATGCCATGGTGGAAGAGCAAGGTGTGGATGTCATTTCTGTACAAAATCAACGTGTGGCGATGGAGCAATGCGCTGGTGATCAGTTGACAACAACCACAGGCGGTAGTGCTGTACAAGAGGTGGTGGTGGAGCAAGAAGGGGACACTGAGTGTTACACTGCTGTGGAAGCTGTAGAACAATGCACCAATCATGGATCAAGAGCAGACAAGGATGGCAATGTTGTGGAAGAGAAGGAGAAGGCGGTGGAGCAAGAAGTTTCTGTTGGTGTACGTGATGCAGCTAAGGATTGTGTTACTGTGGAACCACAAGAGGAGAATGTGGTGGTGGTGGAGCATGGTGAGGATGGCATTTCTGTGCAAGATCAACATAAGGCGGTGGAGCAATGTACTAGTGGTCAACTTAGAACAACCATGGATGATACTGCTGCAGAAGGTCAAAGGGTGGTGGAGCAGGGAGGTGCCATTTTCTATTTGGATGCAACAGCATATGATATTGCTGTTGAAGATCAAGAGAAGGAAATGAAGGAATCTGATGGTGACGAATCAAGATCAACCAGGGATAGAAATCCTGCGGAAGTCAAAGATAAGGAGGTGAACCAAGAAGATGTCGTAGACAGACACAATGTGATCAAGGATGGAAGTGGTGTGGAGTTACTAGAGAATAACATAGTGGCTATAGAGCAAGGTGAGGATGGCATCTCTCTATCAGATGAGGATAATATGGTGGAACTATATACAAGTGATCAACTGAGAGCAACCCTGGATGATCATGCTGCAGCAAATCGAAAGGTGGTGGAGCAAGAAGGTGACATTGTTGAAAGGGTTGTGACCACAGATGGTATTTCTATTGAAGACTATGAGAAGGAAGTAGAGCAATCTACTGGTGACGAATCAAGGTCAACCAAGGGTGTGAACTTTGTGGAAGATAACGAGAATGTGGATCCAGAAGATGTGATCAACTTACAAGGTGTAATCAATGATGACAGTTGTGTGGAGGCACAAGAGGAGGGCATGGTGGTTGCGGAGCAAGGTGGCGATGCCATGCATGCAGGAGATGAGGGTAATGTGGTGGAGCAATGCACCAATGATCAGCTGAGAGCAAACATGGAGGATAATGCTGCAGAATTCCAAGAGTTGGTGGACCAAGAAGGTGCCATTTTTGAAAAGTGTGTGACCGCTGGTGGCACTACTGTTGAAGATCAAGACAAGGAAATGGAGCAATCTGCAGGTGACGAATCAAGAGAAACCGAGGCTGAGAATGCTGTGGAATATAACAAGAAGGTGGATCAAGAAGATACCATTAACAGACAAGGTACAGCTAAGGAAgacagtggtgtggagccacaagagGAGAACGTTGTGGATCCAGATCAAGGTGTGGATGACTTTTCTGTACTAGATGAGGGTAATGTGGTGGCACAGTGCACCAGTGATCAATTGAGAACAACCATGGAAGATAATGCTGCAGAGATGCAAGAGGTGGTGGAGCAAGAAGGTGCCATTTTTGAAAAGGGTGTGACCTCAGATGGCATTACTGTTGAAGATCAAGACAAGGAAATGGAACAATCTGCAGGCGATGAATCAAGAGTGACCAAGGGTGAGAATGCTGTGAAAGATAAAAAGGTGTATCAAGAAGATGCCATTGACAAACAAGGTGCAGCTGAGGATGGCAGCGGTGTGAAGTCACAAGAGGACAACATGGTGGTTCCAGGTCAATGTACAGATGGCCTTCCTGTACTAGATGAGGGTAATGTGGTGCCACAGTACACAAGTGATCAACTGAGAACAACCACAGATAACAATGCTGCAGTTGATCCAGAGTTGGTGGAGCAAGAAGGTGTTGATAGCATAGTGGGTGCAGCCAAGGTTGGTATTGCTGTGGAAGAATCGCGAGAGGACATCATGGTGGAAAAGCAAGTTGAAGGTGTTCTtttacaagatcaagatgaggcaGTGGAGCAATGCACCAGTGATCAACTGAGGACAATCACAGATGGTAATGATGTGGAAGATCAAGAGGTGCACAGAGAGAAGGTTGGTCTCTCTGAAGGGTACCCACAGAAGCCTGGTAAACTGAACTGTCGTTTTTACATGTCAACAGGGAGGTGCTCATATGGGTCATCGTGCCACTTCAATCATCCACGG CTCAAAGCAAAACTAGAAGTTTCAAGTTTCCCTTCCGAACAAAGAAATCATGAAGCTGAATTTCTGGAACTGAACCGTGTTGGCCTCCCCATTAGAGAA GGAGCAAGGAAGTGTATCTATTACATGCGTAATGGTACATGCAGATATGGAAAGAAATGTTGTTTTAACCATCCAGAGCAAGTTCTTGATGTTCAACGCCACACTGCAACAGGATGGGATGATACTAACTTGCAATCTTCACCACACTCAAAGAAGTCACCTGAACATAAAACTATGGATGACATATCGTCTGGATCTGAGGTTCTTCCTCCAAACATACTTCGGATGCTTTTACCTCCCCAGAATGTGCCCCCTAGtacaaaagaaaaggaaatcagGATAAAAAAG GATCCTGATTGGGCTTCAGCTTCAGATGATTCTGATGGCTGCTGCTCGGCCGATAGTTCAGATGGGCCTTTGTGCAAGCAGGAACATGAGGACTATCCTGAGAGGCCTGAATGCCCTTTCCTTCTTAGATTTGGTAATTGTAAGTTTGCATCATCATGCCAATATTACCACCCAAAAGACAAATTTCCAAGTACCTACCATCCAGAAGACAAATTCCAAAGTCGATACCATCAAAAAGAAAAATCAAGTCGACACCATCCAAAAAAAGAGCCAGCACTATCAGGAGAACTGATGGTTTATCCTGACAGACCTAGTGAACCTGACTGCCCCTTCTATGTGAAAACTGGGTCCTGTAAATTTGGGGCAAACTGTAAGTTTCATCACCCGAAGGATATAACTCCAAACATGCAGGGTCCAGCAAGTCCAAAAAGGTCGGTCGCTGCAAAAGAGCACCACGCAGCAGCTAGAGCGACATTACAAGACCAGATGTACCAGCAACAAAAATTCCCTGAGCGGCCTGGCCAACCAGATTGCCGGTACTACATGCAATTTGGGAAATGTAAATTTCAATCAGCTTGTATATTCAATCATTCAAAAGACATACTTTCAAGTGGGTGGCATCCAGCAGAATGCCCATTCTACATGAAAACTAGGACATGCCAATTTGGATCAGCTTGTGAGTTTTATCACCCAAAAGATCGGTGCTCAGGCAGAGGG GGAGTGATTGATGGTACTGACTATGGACATGATTTTGCCACGAAGTCACGGAATGTTCTGCAGGAACTGGCAATATATCCTGAAAGGCCTGATGAACTTGAGTGTTCTCACTACATGAAGCATGGCTACTGTAAATATAAGATGAACTGCAAATTTCATCATCCAAGAGATCGTCTTCCAAAGAAATAG
- the LOC100279385 gene encoding Succinate dehydrogenase subunit 5, mitochondrial (The RefSeq protein has 1 substitution compared to this genomic sequence) — protein sequence MAAAALRSSARRLLRLTPAPSSALFAASRPTARVAPLSRPIAALSGGNNPISWKLRRFFSSNEKHLPAISDPEIEAAFKDLLAASWNELPDSLVAEAKKAVSKATDDNAGQEALKNVFGAAEACEEFSGTLVTLRMALDDLCGLTGENVGPLPGYIEDAVKAAYNRYMTYLESFGPEENYLRKKVETELGTKMIHLKMRCSGIGSEWGKIPLIGTSGISGSYVELRA from the exons atggccgccgccgccctccgctCCTCCGCACGCCGGCTCCTGCGTCTCACCCCGGCACCCTCGTCGGCTCTGTTCGCCGCTTCCCGGCCCACCGCCAGGGTTGCACCGCTCTCACGCCCCATCGCCGCTCTGTCAG GTGGCAACAATCCTATCTCATGGAAACTGAGACGCTTCTTCAGTTCAAATGAAAAGCACTTGCCTGCAATATCTGATCCAGAGATCGAAGCTGCATTTAAGGATTTGTTGGCTGCTAGTTGGAATGAACTTCCAGATTCTCTCGTAGCGGAAGCAAAGAAAGCAGTATCTAAAGCGACCGATGATAATGCTGGTCAAGAGGCTTTGAAAAATGTATTTGGTGCAGCTGAGGCATgtgaagaattcagtggaaccttgGTTACCCTAAGAATGGCTCTTGATGATCTGTGTGGCCTGACTGGCGAA AATGTGGGTCCCTTACCTGGTTATATTGAAGATGCTGTTAAAGCTGCATATAATCGCTACATGACATATCTGGAGTCCTTTGGCCCTGAGGAAAATTATCTAAGAAAGAAGGTGGAGACTGAGTTGGGCACAAAAATGATACACCTCAAAATGAGATGCAGTGGCATAGGTTCCGAGTGGGGAAAG ATCTCCCTGATTGGCACCTCGGGGATCTCAGGCTCCTATGTTGAGCTAAGGGCATGA